Proteins from a single region of Pseudodesulfovibrio portus:
- a CDS encoding HD domain-containing protein, protein MRFYLVGGAVRDLLLGRDLTDRDYLVTDCTRDEFLRAFPEAQEVGQAFPVFWLFRTEFSFPRAHSLTEELRSRDLTVNAQLLDDDGNLLCHPQGLEDLRNRILRPASDHSFRDDPLRVFRAARFFAQLPDFTPHDELKNAMTRVSDTGLLSSLPADRVGSEVRKALNAPSPGNFLRLLNETNCLSPWFGELEKAAEMAAGPPAHHDSDVLEHTCRIMDSLAGNELRVWMGLCHDLGKTLTPKNKLPRHHGHDHAGIRLAEELTIRLRLPNNLKVAGMKAAKWHMVAARYDELRPGTRVDLLMDTHLSGTLAPLFRLVRADHGLDFEGSAAADLASILQVRLNPEDRNRGRESGQVLRRLRAEALTRKG, encoded by the coding sequence ATGCGATTCTATCTTGTGGGCGGCGCGGTCCGCGATCTCCTGCTCGGCAGAGACCTTACCGACCGGGACTATCTGGTGACGGACTGCACGCGAGATGAATTTCTTCGCGCCTTTCCCGAGGCTCAGGAGGTTGGCCAGGCTTTTCCCGTCTTCTGGCTGTTCCGGACAGAGTTTTCCTTTCCGCGCGCTCACTCCCTGACTGAAGAATTACGATCCAGGGACTTGACTGTCAACGCGCAACTGCTTGACGACGACGGCAATCTGCTCTGCCATCCCCAGGGGCTTGAGGACCTGCGAAACCGCATCCTCCGCCCAGCTTCGGACCATTCGTTCCGGGACGATCCCTTGCGAGTATTCCGGGCCGCGCGTTTTTTTGCTCAGCTCCCGGACTTCACCCCCCATGATGAATTGAAAAATGCCATGACCCGGGTATCCGACACGGGTCTGTTGTCCTCGCTCCCGGCTGACCGGGTGGGCAGCGAGGTGCGCAAGGCGCTCAATGCGCCCTCCCCCGGCAACTTCCTGCGGTTGCTGAATGAAACCAACTGCCTCTCCCCGTGGTTCGGCGAACTGGAGAAAGCCGCAGAAATGGCGGCCGGACCGCCCGCCCACCACGATTCCGACGTCCTGGAGCACACCTGCCGAATCATGGATTCCCTTGCTGGCAATGAACTGCGGGTCTGGATGGGACTCTGCCATGATCTGGGCAAGACGTTGACGCCGAAAAACAAGCTTCCCCGGCATCACGGCCATGACCATGCGGGCATCCGCCTTGCTGAGGAATTGACGATCCGCCTACGGCTGCCCAACAACCTCAAGGTCGCCGGCATGAAGGCGGCAAAATGGCACATGGTCGCCGCCCGGTACGACGAACTGCGGCCGGGAACCAGGGTGGACCTGCTCATGGACACCCACCTCTCCGGGACCCTGGCTCCTCTCTTCAGGCTTGTCCGGGCCGATCACGGCCTGGATTTCGAAGGCAGCGCCGCTGCGGACCTCGCGTCCATACTCCAGGTCCGCCTGAACCCGGAAGACAGGAACCGGGGCCGGGAGTCCGGCCAAGTGCTCCGTCGGCTCCGGGCGGAAGCTCTTACACGGAAAGGATAA
- a CDS encoding biotin--[acetyl-CoA-carboxylase] ligase has product MLPAGNFISGITPDDVSALHPSWADDVQSHGPWIQDGEMWRGASTGITAIVAVDTCETTMETVRGLVESEVLGDWGALVSGVQTGGRGQLRRPWASLPGNLHASIALPDAPVRGEWAEALAPLLPLVVGYVVCSVLEEQAAGLKIKWPNDILQDGRKVGGMLIEERNGKSILGLGLNLAGFPPEEELREDHSVPAAKMAIPYPSGGPLTLLERLVNRGKSVYEIMLDEIPPTRFIAMVESRLAWMGRTIRVLEGNEAPYEAVVTGLSLGGGLVVLREGDEKVLYSGSISPL; this is encoded by the coding sequence ATGCTTCCAGCTGGAAATTTTATCTCGGGTATTACGCCCGACGACGTGTCCGCCCTGCATCCGTCCTGGGCCGATGATGTCCAGTCCCATGGCCCGTGGATTCAGGACGGTGAGATGTGGAGGGGCGCGTCTACCGGCATCACGGCCATTGTCGCCGTGGATACCTGCGAAACCACAATGGAGACGGTCCGCGGGCTCGTGGAATCCGAAGTGTTGGGCGATTGGGGGGCCTTGGTCAGCGGGGTGCAGACCGGGGGCCGGGGGCAGTTGCGCAGGCCGTGGGCGTCGCTGCCGGGCAACCTGCATGCCTCGATCGCCCTGCCGGATGCACCGGTCAGGGGAGAGTGGGCCGAAGCACTTGCGCCGCTTCTGCCCCTGGTTGTCGGATACGTGGTCTGCAGCGTGCTGGAGGAGCAGGCCGCAGGCCTGAAGATCAAGTGGCCCAACGATATCCTGCAGGACGGACGCAAGGTCGGCGGCATGCTCATAGAAGAGCGCAACGGTAAATCTATTCTTGGTTTGGGGCTGAATCTCGCAGGTTTTCCGCCTGAAGAGGAATTGCGTGAAGATCATTCGGTCCCGGCTGCAAAAATGGCAATTCCATACCCCTCCGGTGGTCCATTGACCCTGCTCGAACGCCTTGTAAACCGTGGGAAAAGCGTGTATGAAATCATGCTCGACGAGATTCCACCCACCCGATTTATCGCTATGGTCGAGAGCAGGTTGGCCTGGATGGGAAGAACCATCCGGGTACTGGAAGGTAACGAAGCGCCATACGAGGCGGTCGTGACCGGCCTGTCCCTGGGTGGTGGGCTCGTGGTGCTCCGGGAAGGGGATGAAAAGGTATTGTATTCCGGTTCAATTTCTCCTCTCTAG
- a CDS encoding pyruvate carboxylase yields the protein MPKSFEEVLEEVRGKRILVANRGIPARRICRSITEMFNAKAIMTATDVDKTSPATSGANELLMLGADPRAYLDLDLVIREAKANDVVAIHPGWGFGAEDDTFPAKCKKAGIIFIGPEQEPMRILGNKVAVRKLAIEQDVPVVPGSEGAVSIPEAREIAKQIGFPVMLKAEGGGGGRGIYEVYQEEDLENAFAKASALAQASFGNPRLYVEKLLTSVRHIEIQVISDHYGNVFCLDERDCSVQRNHQKLIEITPSPWPKYTEKLRAQLKEYSRRLVSAVGYYSLATVEFLVDTKGTPYLIEVNTRLQVEHGITECRYGIDLVEEQIAIAFGAELRLSEEKTRPYQWAMQCRINCEDPQKNFEPNSGRITRYVSPGGQGIRIDSCVGDGYRFPSNYDSAASLLIAYGNSWEKVVALMKRSLREYMIGGLKTTIPFHRKIVDQREFIEADYDTNFVRQHYTELMDYSDREPDSLRMARLVAEISALGHNTYVQLGDYRGREDKRVGRFELVEAPEVSTWFEPRFTRQMDRDAILDTLRTDREAGIIHMTDTTTRDITQSNSGNRFRLAEDRIIGPNLDKCGFFSLENGGGAHFHVAMLANMTYPFTEAAEWNKFAPNTLKQILIRSTNVLGYKPQPKNVMRLTGEMINEHYEVIRCFDFLNHVDNMRPFAEVAMNSTRNIFEPAISLSWAKGFDVERYLNVTDEIVSMCAEAGGVSKKKAEKMIILGLKDMAGVCPPRFMRELITAIRAKYPELVIHSHRHYTDGLFVPTMGAAAEAGAHIVDVAIGAAVRWYGQGEVLSTASYIEDEIGLKTHLDKDMIRATNFQLKQIMPYYDRYTAPYFQGIDHDVVRHGMPGGATSSSQEGALKQGYIKLLPYMLKFLEGTRKVVRYHDVTPGSQITWNTAFLAVTGAYKRGGEREVRRLLNILDIVTLCSESELHDLEREARLDLYRDSNDAFRNLLLGKFGKLPLGFPADWVYQSAFGKGWENAIADRTEESPLVTLADVDLESEKEALHARLHRQPTEEEFVMYLNHPGDAIKTIEFCEKFGNINNLPVDVWFEGLEKGEVLNFQGNCKKPHRMRILDISEPDENGMAVIRYVLDSEIMSHQVKVAEPETGGKESTEMADPANEFHVGSPSNGDLWVTHVRPGDRVKVGEELFNISIMKQEKSVLSPIDGTVRRVIKSAKYTEDKKMIPVVEGELIVELGPDAGVCPTCKSDVPGQGYKYCPNCGQKM from the coding sequence ATGCCGAAGTCCTTTGAAGAGGTCCTGGAAGAGGTCAGGGGGAAGCGGATTCTTGTCGCCAACCGGGGTATCCCGGCCCGGCGAATCTGTCGTTCCATCACCGAAATGTTCAACGCCAAGGCGATCATGACCGCCACGGACGTGGATAAAACCTCTCCCGCAACCTCCGGTGCCAACGAGTTGCTCATGCTCGGCGCCGATCCGCGCGCCTACCTGGACCTGGACCTTGTCATTCGCGAGGCCAAAGCCAACGATGTGGTGGCCATACATCCGGGTTGGGGATTCGGCGCGGAGGATGACACCTTCCCGGCGAAATGCAAGAAAGCGGGCATCATTTTCATTGGTCCCGAGCAGGAGCCCATGCGCATCCTGGGCAACAAGGTGGCCGTCCGCAAACTGGCCATCGAACAGGACGTGCCCGTTGTGCCCGGTTCCGAAGGGGCCGTCTCCATCCCCGAAGCCCGCGAGATCGCCAAGCAGATCGGTTTCCCGGTCATGCTCAAGGCCGAAGGCGGCGGCGGTGGGCGCGGCATCTACGAGGTGTACCAGGAGGAGGACCTTGAGAACGCCTTTGCCAAGGCTTCGGCACTGGCCCAGGCTTCTTTCGGCAATCCCCGCCTGTATGTTGAGAAACTCCTGACTTCGGTCCGTCACATCGAAATTCAGGTCATTTCCGACCACTACGGCAATGTTTTCTGCCTGGACGAGCGCGACTGTTCGGTCCAGCGCAACCACCAGAAGCTGATCGAGATCACGCCTTCCCCGTGGCCCAAGTACACGGAGAAGCTGCGCGCCCAGCTCAAGGAATATTCCCGCCGCCTCGTGTCCGCCGTGGGATATTATTCCCTGGCCACGGTCGAGTTCCTGGTGGACACCAAGGGCACCCCCTATCTCATTGAGGTCAACACCCGATTGCAGGTGGAGCACGGCATCACCGAATGCCGCTACGGCATCGACCTCGTGGAAGAGCAGATCGCCATCGCTTTCGGCGCTGAACTTCGTCTCAGCGAGGAAAAGACCAGGCCCTATCAGTGGGCCATGCAGTGCCGCATCAACTGCGAGGACCCGCAGAAGAACTTCGAACCAAACTCCGGCCGCATCACTCGGTACGTGTCGCCGGGCGGCCAGGGTATCCGCATCGACTCCTGCGTGGGGGACGGATACCGCTTCCCGTCCAATTACGATTCGGCGGCATCACTGCTCATCGCCTACGGCAACTCCTGGGAAAAGGTCGTCGCCCTCATGAAGCGCTCCCTACGCGAGTATATGATCGGCGGCCTGAAGACGACCATTCCCTTCCACAGGAAGATTGTGGATCAGCGTGAATTCATCGAGGCCGATTACGACACCAATTTCGTCCGCCAGCATTATACCGAGCTCATGGACTATTCCGACCGCGAGCCGGATTCCCTGCGCATGGCCCGCCTGGTGGCCGAGATTTCCGCTCTGGGCCACAATACGTACGTCCAGCTCGGTGATTACCGGGGACGTGAGGACAAACGTGTCGGCCGTTTCGAACTCGTGGAAGCCCCGGAGGTCTCCACGTGGTTTGAGCCGCGCTTCACTCGCCAGATGGACCGCGACGCCATTCTCGATACCCTGCGCACGGATCGCGAGGCGGGAATCATCCATATGACGGACACCACCACCCGCGACATCACCCAGTCCAATTCCGGCAACCGTTTCCGTTTGGCCGAAGACCGCATCATCGGTCCCAACCTGGACAAGTGCGGGTTCTTCTCCTTGGAAAATGGCGGCGGGGCGCACTTCCACGTGGCCATGCTGGCCAACATGACCTATCCGTTCACTGAAGCGGCGGAGTGGAACAAGTTCGCTCCCAATACTTTGAAACAGATTTTGATCCGGTCCACCAACGTGCTCGGCTACAAGCCGCAGCCCAAAAACGTCATGCGGCTCACCGGGGAGATGATCAACGAACACTACGAAGTCATTCGTTGTTTCGACTTCCTCAACCATGTCGATAACATGCGGCCGTTCGCCGAGGTGGCCATGAACTCCACCCGGAACATTTTCGAGCCCGCCATCTCCCTGTCCTGGGCCAAGGGCTTCGATGTCGAGCGATACCTGAATGTGACGGATGAGATCGTCAGCATGTGCGCCGAGGCCGGCGGGGTATCGAAAAAGAAGGCCGAGAAGATGATCATCCTCGGTCTCAAGGATATGGCCGGGGTCTGCCCGCCCAGGTTCATGCGCGAGCTGATTACCGCCATCCGCGCCAAGTATCCTGAATTGGTCATTCACAGCCATCGCCATTATACCGATGGTCTCTTCGTGCCGACCATGGGTGCGGCAGCCGAGGCCGGGGCGCATATCGTGGATGTGGCCATCGGCGCGGCGGTACGCTGGTACGGTCAGGGCGAGGTTTTGTCCACCGCCTCGTATATCGAAGACGAGATCGGCCTGAAGACGCACCTGGACAAGGACATGATCCGGGCCACCAATTTCCAGCTCAAGCAGATCATGCCTTATTACGACCGCTACACCGCGCCGTACTTCCAGGGCATCGATCACGACGTGGTCCGTCACGGTATGCCCGGCGGCGCCACGTCATCCTCCCAGGAGGGGGCGCTCAAGCAGGGGTACATCAAGCTGCTGCCGTACATGCTCAAGTTCCTCGAAGGAACCCGCAAGGTCGTCCGGTACCACGACGTCACCCCCGGTTCGCAGATCACCTGGAATACCGCCTTCCTGGCAGTAACCGGCGCGTACAAGCGCGGCGGCGAACGCGAGGTCCGGCGGCTCCTGAACATTCTCGATATCGTCACCCTGTGTTCCGAGTCCGAATTGCACGATCTGGAGCGCGAGGCCCGGCTGGACCTGTATCGCGACTCCAACGACGCCTTCCGCAATCTGCTGCTCGGCAAGTTCGGCAAGCTGCCTCTCGGTTTCCCGGCCGACTGGGTCTATCAGTCCGCATTCGGCAAGGGATGGGAGAATGCCATCGCCGACCGCACCGAGGAGTCTCCGCTGGTGACGCTGGCAGACGTGGATCTGGAAAGCGAAAAGGAAGCCCTGCATGCCCGGTTGCATCGCCAGCCCACCGAGGAAGAGTTCGTCATGTACCTCAACCATCCGGGCGACGCCATCAAGACCATCGAGTTCTGCGAGAAGTTCGGCAACATCAACAACCTGCCCGTGGACGTCTGGTTCGAGGGTTTGGAGAAGGGTGAGGTCCTGAACTTCCAGGGCAACTGCAAGAAGCCGCACAGGATGCGCATCCTGGACATCTCCGAACCGGACGAGAACGGCATGGCCGTTATCCGGTATGTGCTGGACTCCGAGATCATGAGTCATCAGGTCAAGGTGGCGGAGCCGGAGACGGGCGGCAAGGAGTCCACGGAAATGGCCGATCCTGCCAACGAGTTCCATGTCGGTTCACCCAGCAATGGCGACCTGTGGGTCACCCATGTCCGTCCCGGGGATCGCGTCAAGGTGGGCGAGGAGCTGTTCAACATCTCCATCATGAAGCAGGAAAAATCCGTGCTTTCGCCCATAGACGGAACGGTCCGCCGGGTCATCAAGTCCGCCAAATACACCGAGGACAAGAAGATGATCCCGGTGGTGGAAGGGGAGCTCATCGTGGAACTCGGGCCCGATGCCGGAGTTTGCCCCACCTG